From Falco cherrug isolate bFalChe1 chromosome 4, bFalChe1.pri, whole genome shotgun sequence, one genomic window encodes:
- the ARMC3 gene encoding armadillo repeat-containing protein 3 isoform X2, whose translation MGKKVKKEVEPPPKDVFDPLLIESKTAATVVLMLSSPENEVLAKACDALYKFASKGDENKVTLLGLGAVEPLYKLISHEDPIVRRNAIMVFGIMASNHDVKKLLRELDVTSSLISQLAPEEDVVIHEFATLCLAHMAVEYTTKVQIFEQGGLEPLIRLLGSPDPDVKKNSVECIYLLVQDFQSHAAVRALNVIPPLLELLKSEYPVIQLLALKTLEVISKDRETRIMLGENKGLDCLLRILETNEFSDLHAEALAVLGNYLEDVHALQLIQQTGGLKKLLSFIGVSTVPDIQKNAAKAITKAAYDSENRKILNEEEVEKYLINLLETDNDEVKVAASQAISAMCENLASKHAFGLQGIPQLVQLLSSDNEEVKEAAVTALANLTAASPRNARAVAEAEGIKPLVNTLNAQRDGAIANAATVLTNLAMQEPFRINIQSHGIMSVLAEPLRSTSSQVQSKAAFTVAAFGCDADARTELRNAGGLRPLVELLCSKNEEVRRNACWAVMVCASDELTAGELCRLDALDILEEINLSTGRKNNFSEAALEKLLDNNLSRKYSQMGYLSSSNIITDGFYDCGQIKPGEKFLSLEQLSMQELTDRRAVIFINAKPQEDLEVEKAQDSSYEQAILSPSISRKGSREKARKSKGKKEEEKSKEVIQITPKVQDEIKLENSQWLPPPDFILLDYINNASKIILPLTTTREQVVALAQLVADKMGGPIERDKLHDFSWELHISEIEFELKCNVVPIGKVKKGTFYHRALLFKVIADRIGIGCSLVRGKYNRAWNEVKLVDDSPQGIAGLLLPPHEYIVDLMFAPGFLIKQGNAEADQYKNI comes from the exons tttGATCCTTTATTGattgaaagcaaaacagcagcaacagttgTGCTGATGCTTAGTTCTCCTGAGAACGAAGTTTTGGCCAAAGCATGTGATGCTCTGTATAAATTTGCATCAAAAG GTGATGAAAACAAAGTGACACTTCTTGGTCTTGGAGCAGTGGAACCTCTGTATAAACTCATCTCACATGAAGATCCAATTGTACGCAGAAATGCCATCATGGTATTTGGCATCATGGCTTCTAATC ATGATGTCAAGAAGTTACTGAGGGAACTGGATGTCACAAGTTCACTTATATCACAGCTGGCACCAGAAG aagaTGTAGTTATCCATGAATTTGCTACTCTCTGTCTAGCACATATGGCTGTTGAATATACTACTAAAGTGCAAATATTTGAGCAAGGTGGATTAGAACCACTTATCAGACTGCTAGGTAGCCCTGATCCTGACGTTAAGAAGAATTCAGTTGAATGTATCTATCTCCTGGTGCAG GATTTTCAAAGCCATGCTGCAGTTCGTGCACTGAATGTAATTCCACCCTTGCTGGAACTACTGAAATCTGAATACCCAGTTATTCAGTTGTTAGCCCTTAAAACCTTAGAAGTAATTAGCAAAGACAGAGAAACCAGGATAATGCTCGGAGAAAATAAAGGATTAGATTGTCTTCTGAGGATACTGGAAACCAAT GAATTCAGTGATCTACATGCGGAAGCTCTTGCTGTGTTGGGAAATTACCTTGAAGATGTGCATGCTCTGCAACTGATTCAGCAGACAGGAGGCCTTAAAAAGCTACTTTCATTTATAGGAGTCTCTACTGTCCCCGATATTCAGAAGAATGCAGCAAAGGCAATTACCAAAGCAGCTTATGACT ctgaaaatagaaaaatcttaAATGAGGAAGAGGTTGAGAAGTATCTCATAAACCTTTTGGAAACTGATAATGATGAAGTGAAAGTTGCTGCTTCCCAAGCAATTTCTGCCATGTGTGAGAATTTAGCTAGCAAACATGCATTTGGACTCCAGG GGATTCCCCAGCTAGTACAGTTGCTAAGCAGTGACAATGAAGAGGTAAAAGAAGCTGCAGTGACAGCATTAGCTAATTTGACAGCAGCCAGTCCTAGGAATGCAAG GGCTGTTGCTGAGGCTGAAGGAATTAAGCCATTGGTAAATACCTTGAATGCTCAGAGAGATGGAGCCATTGCTAATGCTGCTACAGTGCTAACAAATCTGGCCATGCAAGAGCCATTCCGCATAAATATCCAGAGCCATGGTATTATGAGTGTGCTTGCAGAACCATTGCGCTCAACCAGCAGCCAagtgcaaagcaaagcagcattCACTGTGGCTGCATTTGGTTGTGATGCTGATGCAAGAACTGAG ttaaGAAATGCAGGTGGACTGAGACCACTCGTTGAATTGCTGTGTTCCAAGAATGAAGAAGTCAGAAGAAATGCGTGTTGGGCTGTTATGGTCTGTGCAAGTGATGAACTAACCGCTGGTGAACTATGCAGGCTAGA tGCTTTAGACATCCTAGAAGAAATTAATCTATCAACAGGGCGCAAAAATAACTTTAGTGAAGCTGCTCTGGAAAAGCTACTTGACAACAATCTTTCCCGAAAATACAGCCAGATGGGATATTTATCATCAAGTAATATCATTACTGATGGATTCTATGACTGTGGTCAG ATAAAACCTGGAGAAAAATTTTTATCTTTGGAGCAACTGAGTATGCAAGAGCTTACTGACCGTCGGGCCGTAATCTTCATTAATGCTAAACCACAAGAAGA CCTTGAAGTAGAGAAGGCACAAGATTCATCTTATGAGCAGGCTATCTTGTCACCTTCTATTTCAAGAAAAGGCAGTAGAGAAAAAGCAAG GAaaagtaaggggaaaaaagaagaggaaaaatcaaaagaagtTATTCAGATTACACCTAAAGTCCAGGATGAAATAAAACTAGAAAATTCACAATGGCTACCACCACCTGACTTCATTTTACTGGATTACATTAATAATGCTTCCAAGATAATTCTACCACTAACTACCACCCGGGAACAGGTTGTGGCTCTTGCACA gcttgTTGCAGACAAGATGGGTGGCCCAATTGAAAGAGACAAACTACATGATTTCAGCTGGGAACTTCACATAAGTGAAATAGAATTTGAACTGAAATGCAATGTTGTGCCTATTGGGAAAGTCAAAAAAGGGACCTTCTACCACAGAGCTTTACTTTTCAAG gTGATAGCAGACAGAATTGGCATTGGATGTAGTTTAGTTCGTGGCAAGTATAACAGAGCTTGGAATGAAGTTAAATTGGTTGATGACTCCCCTCAAGGAATAGCTGGGCTTTTGCTTCCTCCTCACGAGTATATTGTAGATCTAATGTTTGCACCAggctttttaataaaacaggGAAATGCAGAGGCAGAtcagtacaaaaatatttaa
- the ARMC3 gene encoding armadillo repeat-containing protein 3 isoform X1, protein MGKKVKKEVEPPPKDVFDPLLIESKTAATVVLMLSSPENEVLAKACDALYKFASKGDENKVTLLGLGAVEPLYKLISHEDPIVRRNAIMVFGIMASNHDVKKLLRELDVTSSLISQLAPEEDVVIHEFATLCLAHMAVEYTTKVQIFEQGGLEPLIRLLGSPDPDVKKNSVECIYLLVQDFQSHAAVRALNVIPPLLELLKSEYPVIQLLALKTLEVISKDRETRIMLGENKGLDCLLRILETNEFSDLHAEALAVLGNYLEDVHALQLIQQTGGLKKLLSFIGVSTVPDIQKNAAKAITKAAYDSENRKILNEEEVEKYLINLLETDNDEVKVAASQAISAMCENLASKHAFGLQGIPQLVQLLSSDNEEVKEAAVTALANLTAASPRNARAVAEAEGIKPLVNTLNAQRDGAIANAATVLTNLAMQEPFRINIQSHGIMSVLAEPLRSTSSQVQSKAAFTVAAFGCDADARTELRNAGGLRPLVELLCSKNEEVRRNACWAVMVCASDELTAGELCRLDALDILEEINLSTGRKNNFSEAALEKLLDNNLSRKYSQMGYLSSSNIITDGFYDCGQIKPGEKFLSLEQLSMQELTDRRAVIFINAKPQEDLEVEKAQDSSYEQAILSPSISRKGSREKARKSKGKKEEEKSKEVIQITPKVQDEIKLENSQWLPPPDFILLDYINNASKIILPLTTTREQVVALAQGIIEAIDPGIHWNRLVADKMGGPIERDKLHDFSWELHISEIEFELKCNVVPIGKVKKGTFYHRALLFKVIADRIGIGCSLVRGKYNRAWNEVKLVDDSPQGIAGLLLPPHEYIVDLMFAPGFLIKQGNAEADQYKNI, encoded by the exons tttGATCCTTTATTGattgaaagcaaaacagcagcaacagttgTGCTGATGCTTAGTTCTCCTGAGAACGAAGTTTTGGCCAAAGCATGTGATGCTCTGTATAAATTTGCATCAAAAG GTGATGAAAACAAAGTGACACTTCTTGGTCTTGGAGCAGTGGAACCTCTGTATAAACTCATCTCACATGAAGATCCAATTGTACGCAGAAATGCCATCATGGTATTTGGCATCATGGCTTCTAATC ATGATGTCAAGAAGTTACTGAGGGAACTGGATGTCACAAGTTCACTTATATCACAGCTGGCACCAGAAG aagaTGTAGTTATCCATGAATTTGCTACTCTCTGTCTAGCACATATGGCTGTTGAATATACTACTAAAGTGCAAATATTTGAGCAAGGTGGATTAGAACCACTTATCAGACTGCTAGGTAGCCCTGATCCTGACGTTAAGAAGAATTCAGTTGAATGTATCTATCTCCTGGTGCAG GATTTTCAAAGCCATGCTGCAGTTCGTGCACTGAATGTAATTCCACCCTTGCTGGAACTACTGAAATCTGAATACCCAGTTATTCAGTTGTTAGCCCTTAAAACCTTAGAAGTAATTAGCAAAGACAGAGAAACCAGGATAATGCTCGGAGAAAATAAAGGATTAGATTGTCTTCTGAGGATACTGGAAACCAAT GAATTCAGTGATCTACATGCGGAAGCTCTTGCTGTGTTGGGAAATTACCTTGAAGATGTGCATGCTCTGCAACTGATTCAGCAGACAGGAGGCCTTAAAAAGCTACTTTCATTTATAGGAGTCTCTACTGTCCCCGATATTCAGAAGAATGCAGCAAAGGCAATTACCAAAGCAGCTTATGACT ctgaaaatagaaaaatcttaAATGAGGAAGAGGTTGAGAAGTATCTCATAAACCTTTTGGAAACTGATAATGATGAAGTGAAAGTTGCTGCTTCCCAAGCAATTTCTGCCATGTGTGAGAATTTAGCTAGCAAACATGCATTTGGACTCCAGG GGATTCCCCAGCTAGTACAGTTGCTAAGCAGTGACAATGAAGAGGTAAAAGAAGCTGCAGTGACAGCATTAGCTAATTTGACAGCAGCCAGTCCTAGGAATGCAAG GGCTGTTGCTGAGGCTGAAGGAATTAAGCCATTGGTAAATACCTTGAATGCTCAGAGAGATGGAGCCATTGCTAATGCTGCTACAGTGCTAACAAATCTGGCCATGCAAGAGCCATTCCGCATAAATATCCAGAGCCATGGTATTATGAGTGTGCTTGCAGAACCATTGCGCTCAACCAGCAGCCAagtgcaaagcaaagcagcattCACTGTGGCTGCATTTGGTTGTGATGCTGATGCAAGAACTGAG ttaaGAAATGCAGGTGGACTGAGACCACTCGTTGAATTGCTGTGTTCCAAGAATGAAGAAGTCAGAAGAAATGCGTGTTGGGCTGTTATGGTCTGTGCAAGTGATGAACTAACCGCTGGTGAACTATGCAGGCTAGA tGCTTTAGACATCCTAGAAGAAATTAATCTATCAACAGGGCGCAAAAATAACTTTAGTGAAGCTGCTCTGGAAAAGCTACTTGACAACAATCTTTCCCGAAAATACAGCCAGATGGGATATTTATCATCAAGTAATATCATTACTGATGGATTCTATGACTGTGGTCAG ATAAAACCTGGAGAAAAATTTTTATCTTTGGAGCAACTGAGTATGCAAGAGCTTACTGACCGTCGGGCCGTAATCTTCATTAATGCTAAACCACAAGAAGA CCTTGAAGTAGAGAAGGCACAAGATTCATCTTATGAGCAGGCTATCTTGTCACCTTCTATTTCAAGAAAAGGCAGTAGAGAAAAAGCAAG GAaaagtaaggggaaaaaagaagaggaaaaatcaaaagaagtTATTCAGATTACACCTAAAGTCCAGGATGAAATAAAACTAGAAAATTCACAATGGCTACCACCACCTGACTTCATTTTACTGGATTACATTAATAATGCTTCCAAGATAATTCTACCACTAACTACCACCCGGGAACAGGTTGTGGCTCTTGCACA AGGAATTATAGAGGCAATTGATCCTGGTatacactggaacaggcttgTTGCAGACAAGATGGGTGGCCCAATTGAAAGAGACAAACTACATGATTTCAGCTGGGAACTTCACATAAGTGAAATAGAATTTGAACTGAAATGCAATGTTGTGCCTATTGGGAAAGTCAAAAAAGGGACCTTCTACCACAGAGCTTTACTTTTCAAG gTGATAGCAGACAGAATTGGCATTGGATGTAGTTTAGTTCGTGGCAAGTATAACAGAGCTTGGAATGAAGTTAAATTGGTTGATGACTCCCCTCAAGGAATAGCTGGGCTTTTGCTTCCTCCTCACGAGTATATTGTAGATCTAATGTTTGCACCAggctttttaataaaacaggGAAATGCAGAGGCAGAtcagtacaaaaatatttaa
- the ARMC3 gene encoding armadillo repeat-containing protein 3 isoform X4: protein MVFGIMASNHDVKKLLRELDVTSSLISQLAPEEDVVIHEFATLCLAHMAVEYTTKVQIFEQGGLEPLIRLLGSPDPDVKKNSVECIYLLVQDFQSHAAVRALNVIPPLLELLKSEYPVIQLLALKTLEVISKDRETRIMLGENKGLDCLLRILETNEFSDLHAEALAVLGNYLEDVHALQLIQQTGGLKKLLSFIGVSTVPDIQKNAAKAITKAAYDSENRKILNEEEVEKYLINLLETDNDEVKVAASQAISAMCENLASKHAFGLQGIPQLVQLLSSDNEEVKEAAVTALANLTAASPRNARAVAEAEGIKPLVNTLNAQRDGAIANAATVLTNLAMQEPFRINIQSHGIMSVLAEPLRSTSSQVQSKAAFTVAAFGCDADARTELRNAGGLRPLVELLCSKNEEVRRNACWAVMVCASDELTAGELCRLDALDILEEINLSTGRKNNFSEAALEKLLDNNLSRKYSQMGYLSSSNIITDGFYDCGQIKPGEKFLSLEQLSMQELTDRRAVIFINAKPQEDLEVEKAQDSSYEQAILSPSISRKGSREKARKSKGKKEEEKSKEVIQITPKVQDEIKLENSQWLPPPDFILLDYINNASKIILPLTTTREQVVALAQGIIEAIDPGIHWNRLVADKMGGPIERDKLHDFSWELHISEIEFELKCNVVPIGKVKKGTFYHRALLFKVIADRIGIGCSLVRGKYNRAWNEVKLVDDSPQGIAGLLLPPHEYIVDLMFAPGFLIKQGNAEADQYKNI from the exons ATGGTATTTGGCATCATGGCTTCTAATC ATGATGTCAAGAAGTTACTGAGGGAACTGGATGTCACAAGTTCACTTATATCACAGCTGGCACCAGAAG aagaTGTAGTTATCCATGAATTTGCTACTCTCTGTCTAGCACATATGGCTGTTGAATATACTACTAAAGTGCAAATATTTGAGCAAGGTGGATTAGAACCACTTATCAGACTGCTAGGTAGCCCTGATCCTGACGTTAAGAAGAATTCAGTTGAATGTATCTATCTCCTGGTGCAG GATTTTCAAAGCCATGCTGCAGTTCGTGCACTGAATGTAATTCCACCCTTGCTGGAACTACTGAAATCTGAATACCCAGTTATTCAGTTGTTAGCCCTTAAAACCTTAGAAGTAATTAGCAAAGACAGAGAAACCAGGATAATGCTCGGAGAAAATAAAGGATTAGATTGTCTTCTGAGGATACTGGAAACCAAT GAATTCAGTGATCTACATGCGGAAGCTCTTGCTGTGTTGGGAAATTACCTTGAAGATGTGCATGCTCTGCAACTGATTCAGCAGACAGGAGGCCTTAAAAAGCTACTTTCATTTATAGGAGTCTCTACTGTCCCCGATATTCAGAAGAATGCAGCAAAGGCAATTACCAAAGCAGCTTATGACT ctgaaaatagaaaaatcttaAATGAGGAAGAGGTTGAGAAGTATCTCATAAACCTTTTGGAAACTGATAATGATGAAGTGAAAGTTGCTGCTTCCCAAGCAATTTCTGCCATGTGTGAGAATTTAGCTAGCAAACATGCATTTGGACTCCAGG GGATTCCCCAGCTAGTACAGTTGCTAAGCAGTGACAATGAAGAGGTAAAAGAAGCTGCAGTGACAGCATTAGCTAATTTGACAGCAGCCAGTCCTAGGAATGCAAG GGCTGTTGCTGAGGCTGAAGGAATTAAGCCATTGGTAAATACCTTGAATGCTCAGAGAGATGGAGCCATTGCTAATGCTGCTACAGTGCTAACAAATCTGGCCATGCAAGAGCCATTCCGCATAAATATCCAGAGCCATGGTATTATGAGTGTGCTTGCAGAACCATTGCGCTCAACCAGCAGCCAagtgcaaagcaaagcagcattCACTGTGGCTGCATTTGGTTGTGATGCTGATGCAAGAACTGAG ttaaGAAATGCAGGTGGACTGAGACCACTCGTTGAATTGCTGTGTTCCAAGAATGAAGAAGTCAGAAGAAATGCGTGTTGGGCTGTTATGGTCTGTGCAAGTGATGAACTAACCGCTGGTGAACTATGCAGGCTAGA tGCTTTAGACATCCTAGAAGAAATTAATCTATCAACAGGGCGCAAAAATAACTTTAGTGAAGCTGCTCTGGAAAAGCTACTTGACAACAATCTTTCCCGAAAATACAGCCAGATGGGATATTTATCATCAAGTAATATCATTACTGATGGATTCTATGACTGTGGTCAG ATAAAACCTGGAGAAAAATTTTTATCTTTGGAGCAACTGAGTATGCAAGAGCTTACTGACCGTCGGGCCGTAATCTTCATTAATGCTAAACCACAAGAAGA CCTTGAAGTAGAGAAGGCACAAGATTCATCTTATGAGCAGGCTATCTTGTCACCTTCTATTTCAAGAAAAGGCAGTAGAGAAAAAGCAAG GAaaagtaaggggaaaaaagaagaggaaaaatcaaaagaagtTATTCAGATTACACCTAAAGTCCAGGATGAAATAAAACTAGAAAATTCACAATGGCTACCACCACCTGACTTCATTTTACTGGATTACATTAATAATGCTTCCAAGATAATTCTACCACTAACTACCACCCGGGAACAGGTTGTGGCTCTTGCACA AGGAATTATAGAGGCAATTGATCCTGGTatacactggaacaggcttgTTGCAGACAAGATGGGTGGCCCAATTGAAAGAGACAAACTACATGATTTCAGCTGGGAACTTCACATAAGTGAAATAGAATTTGAACTGAAATGCAATGTTGTGCCTATTGGGAAAGTCAAAAAAGGGACCTTCTACCACAGAGCTTTACTTTTCAAG gTGATAGCAGACAGAATTGGCATTGGATGTAGTTTAGTTCGTGGCAAGTATAACAGAGCTTGGAATGAAGTTAAATTGGTTGATGACTCCCCTCAAGGAATAGCTGGGCTTTTGCTTCCTCCTCACGAGTATATTGTAGATCTAATGTTTGCACCAggctttttaataaaacaggGAAATGCAGAGGCAGAtcagtacaaaaatatttaa
- the ARMC3 gene encoding armadillo repeat-containing protein 3 isoform X3: MGKKVKKEVEPPPKDVFDPLLIESKTAATVVLMLSSPENEVLAKACDALYKFASKGDENKVTLLGLGAVEPLYKLISHEDPIVRRNAIMVFGIMASNHDVKKLLRELDVTSSLISQLAPEEDVVIHEFATLCLAHMAVEYTTKVQIFEQGGLEPLIRLLGSPDPDVKKNSVECIYLLVQEFSDLHAEALAVLGNYLEDVHALQLIQQTGGLKKLLSFIGVSTVPDIQKNAAKAITKAAYDSENRKILNEEEVEKYLINLLETDNDEVKVAASQAISAMCENLASKHAFGLQGIPQLVQLLSSDNEEVKEAAVTALANLTAASPRNARAVAEAEGIKPLVNTLNAQRDGAIANAATVLTNLAMQEPFRINIQSHGIMSVLAEPLRSTSSQVQSKAAFTVAAFGCDADARTELRNAGGLRPLVELLCSKNEEVRRNACWAVMVCASDELTAGELCRLDALDILEEINLSTGRKNNFSEAALEKLLDNNLSRKYSQMGYLSSSNIITDGFYDCGQIKPGEKFLSLEQLSMQELTDRRAVIFINAKPQEDLEVEKAQDSSYEQAILSPSISRKGSREKARKSKGKKEEEKSKEVIQITPKVQDEIKLENSQWLPPPDFILLDYINNASKIILPLTTTREQVVALAQGIIEAIDPGIHWNRLVADKMGGPIERDKLHDFSWELHISEIEFELKCNVVPIGKVKKGTFYHRALLFKVIADRIGIGCSLVRGKYNRAWNEVKLVDDSPQGIAGLLLPPHEYIVDLMFAPGFLIKQGNAEADQYKNI; this comes from the exons tttGATCCTTTATTGattgaaagcaaaacagcagcaacagttgTGCTGATGCTTAGTTCTCCTGAGAACGAAGTTTTGGCCAAAGCATGTGATGCTCTGTATAAATTTGCATCAAAAG GTGATGAAAACAAAGTGACACTTCTTGGTCTTGGAGCAGTGGAACCTCTGTATAAACTCATCTCACATGAAGATCCAATTGTACGCAGAAATGCCATCATGGTATTTGGCATCATGGCTTCTAATC ATGATGTCAAGAAGTTACTGAGGGAACTGGATGTCACAAGTTCACTTATATCACAGCTGGCACCAGAAG aagaTGTAGTTATCCATGAATTTGCTACTCTCTGTCTAGCACATATGGCTGTTGAATATACTACTAAAGTGCAAATATTTGAGCAAGGTGGATTAGAACCACTTATCAGACTGCTAGGTAGCCCTGATCCTGACGTTAAGAAGAATTCAGTTGAATGTATCTATCTCCTGGTGCAG GAATTCAGTGATCTACATGCGGAAGCTCTTGCTGTGTTGGGAAATTACCTTGAAGATGTGCATGCTCTGCAACTGATTCAGCAGACAGGAGGCCTTAAAAAGCTACTTTCATTTATAGGAGTCTCTACTGTCCCCGATATTCAGAAGAATGCAGCAAAGGCAATTACCAAAGCAGCTTATGACT ctgaaaatagaaaaatcttaAATGAGGAAGAGGTTGAGAAGTATCTCATAAACCTTTTGGAAACTGATAATGATGAAGTGAAAGTTGCTGCTTCCCAAGCAATTTCTGCCATGTGTGAGAATTTAGCTAGCAAACATGCATTTGGACTCCAGG GGATTCCCCAGCTAGTACAGTTGCTAAGCAGTGACAATGAAGAGGTAAAAGAAGCTGCAGTGACAGCATTAGCTAATTTGACAGCAGCCAGTCCTAGGAATGCAAG GGCTGTTGCTGAGGCTGAAGGAATTAAGCCATTGGTAAATACCTTGAATGCTCAGAGAGATGGAGCCATTGCTAATGCTGCTACAGTGCTAACAAATCTGGCCATGCAAGAGCCATTCCGCATAAATATCCAGAGCCATGGTATTATGAGTGTGCTTGCAGAACCATTGCGCTCAACCAGCAGCCAagtgcaaagcaaagcagcattCACTGTGGCTGCATTTGGTTGTGATGCTGATGCAAGAACTGAG ttaaGAAATGCAGGTGGACTGAGACCACTCGTTGAATTGCTGTGTTCCAAGAATGAAGAAGTCAGAAGAAATGCGTGTTGGGCTGTTATGGTCTGTGCAAGTGATGAACTAACCGCTGGTGAACTATGCAGGCTAGA tGCTTTAGACATCCTAGAAGAAATTAATCTATCAACAGGGCGCAAAAATAACTTTAGTGAAGCTGCTCTGGAAAAGCTACTTGACAACAATCTTTCCCGAAAATACAGCCAGATGGGATATTTATCATCAAGTAATATCATTACTGATGGATTCTATGACTGTGGTCAG ATAAAACCTGGAGAAAAATTTTTATCTTTGGAGCAACTGAGTATGCAAGAGCTTACTGACCGTCGGGCCGTAATCTTCATTAATGCTAAACCACAAGAAGA CCTTGAAGTAGAGAAGGCACAAGATTCATCTTATGAGCAGGCTATCTTGTCACCTTCTATTTCAAGAAAAGGCAGTAGAGAAAAAGCAAG GAaaagtaaggggaaaaaagaagaggaaaaatcaaaagaagtTATTCAGATTACACCTAAAGTCCAGGATGAAATAAAACTAGAAAATTCACAATGGCTACCACCACCTGACTTCATTTTACTGGATTACATTAATAATGCTTCCAAGATAATTCTACCACTAACTACCACCCGGGAACAGGTTGTGGCTCTTGCACA AGGAATTATAGAGGCAATTGATCCTGGTatacactggaacaggcttgTTGCAGACAAGATGGGTGGCCCAATTGAAAGAGACAAACTACATGATTTCAGCTGGGAACTTCACATAAGTGAAATAGAATTTGAACTGAAATGCAATGTTGTGCCTATTGGGAAAGTCAAAAAAGGGACCTTCTACCACAGAGCTTTACTTTTCAAG gTGATAGCAGACAGAATTGGCATTGGATGTAGTTTAGTTCGTGGCAAGTATAACAGAGCTTGGAATGAAGTTAAATTGGTTGATGACTCCCCTCAAGGAATAGCTGGGCTTTTGCTTCCTCCTCACGAGTATATTGTAGATCTAATGTTTGCACCAggctttttaataaaacaggGAAATGCAGAGGCAGAtcagtacaaaaatatttaa